Below is a window of Oncorhynchus clarkii lewisi isolate Uvic-CL-2024 chromosome 19, UVic_Ocla_1.0, whole genome shotgun sequence DNA.
atacgtgtgtgtgtggtgtgtgacctTGGTTTCAGCCAGGATGGTGATGTTAGCTTTAGCAGCGCGGTGAGCCACTATTGCAGCCAACAGGGCGGCAGCAGAACTGTGGGACTGGACACACGCAGACCGCACCTGctgccaccagggggagacacaCTGCATGTCCCACGACTCCTCCACCGCACCTAGTGAGAGGAGGAACACAGCCGTCTACAGAAGTCAATGGGAGTCTAGCCACATACCATCTAACCACAACTCAATGTCATCACAGCACAGACCACATTGGAAATAAGATGTGCTCACACACCTTTCATGGAGCTGAGGGCAGTGAGCAGTGTGTGTAGGTGTCTGACGGCCTCTGTTTTTTTCAATACTTCCTTCTCTCTGTGCAGCCATACACTCAGCAGCAGAGACTGAGGGAaaacacacacggacagacaAGATGGATGAGTAACATTTCATTCTATTTCAAACAGTCCATTCTTCCTCCCATACCCAAATCCTCCCtttctagaatcggcttcctcttattcctccaccacctcttcaccctctctcccgcCACTCCTCACCAGTAGTTGCTGTGGGCTGATGCCGGTCTTCTGCAGTGTGTTACAGACTTTCTGTAGAGGGCTCTCTCCTGTCAGACAGCCCCAGAACAGAAAGCTCCCTACAggggaaaaacacacacaaactaacctcTAATACACTTATaggtaatagtgtgtgtgtgcgtgtgtctgtgcgcaTCTttgtgttgtgtgcgtgtgtgtgcgttttcATTCTACCAAGCTGTGTCCAGTCTGCGTTGGGCCCTGGCACAACTCTGAtctcctctccctcacactcCATCTGGGACAGAAAGCTCCGGACAGGAAGTGATGCGTCGGGGGAGTCCAGGGcgaaagagacagaggggcggGAGCCGGATGTGAGCTCTGCGTAGCGCTGCAGGGTAGGGGAGACACGGGCCAGCTCCTCCTCTATACCTGCAACCTCCGTCTGAAAAGGAAGAGGCGGATGTGGAACAAGAGAAAATAGAAGAGCGGTTCTAGATTCCAAATTGCTGACTGTTGCTGACAACTCAGCAATGGCCTGCCGTTTACTGCTCTGACTGTAGCTAGTTAATTCAGTGTCAGACTGCTGTACAACCAGTGGTGTTTGTTGTACTCAcaggttcagtgtgtgtgtctgtggtggccTCCCCAGTAGAGTGGAGCTGTTGGATGTCTGTGTAGAGCTGCAGCAGTTTCAGCTGGGAGGAACACAACTGGAACAACCCTTCATCTACCGCCTCAGGGTCTGCAGGGACAGTGCACACGGGCAACACACACAGGCattaacccacacacacagacattaagACACCTATTTGTACACGGTTTAATAATATTCAACCTCCATACATATCCAGAAATACACAGTACCTTGCCCTTTGAGACTGGCCAGTAAGACTCGGGTGATGTTGGTCAGACAGGAGACTGGAGCATTCTTATTGGCTAGCAAAGACTCCAGGGCCTAAAGGACAGAGAGCAGTAAGTAGTAGTACTGACCCcactatgtgtgtatgtgtgtgtgtgttgacctgttTCTTAACGGCAGGGTGTTTGATGTCCAGCAGTACACTCTGGGCCTCGCTCTCCAGGATATCTGTAGAGAGGTGGTCAAAAGTAAGAAAGAGCTCTTCTGGTTTGCCCTGTTCAAATACTTCCGTAAAGGGTATCCTCCCATCTTTTAatttcccccctccatctctgtcgTACCTGGTTCCACCTCTCTGCtcttcagtagtgtggtcagtcTCTTCAGCAGGTGCATGTCCTTCGCCCTCTCACTCTTCTTATCACTGACATAGGGAACATAATCATTATGTCCCTTTGGTAAAACTACACAGGCTGTGTATGgtccattcggaaagtattcagaccccttcactttttccacattttgttacgttacagccttattctaaaatggattaaataaataaaaatccttatcaatctacacataatgacgaagcgaaaacaggtttagaaatgtttgcaaatgtataaaaaaataaactgaaataccttatttacattagtattcagaccctttgctgtgagaatcgaaattgagctcaggtgcatcctgtttccattgatcatccttgagatgtttctacaatttggagtccacctggggtaaattcaattgattggacaagatataaaaggtcccacagttgacggtgcatgtcagagcaaaaactatgccatgaggtcgaaggaattgtccgtagagctccgagacgggattgtgtcgaggcacagatttggggaagggtaccaaaaaatgtctgcagcattgaaggtccccaagaacaaagtggtctccatcattcttaaatggaagaggtttggaaacacctagactcttcctagagttgtcCGCCcaggcaaactgagcaatcggtggagaagggccttggtcagggtggtgaccaagaaaGGTCCCTCTGACAgggctccagagttcatctgtggaggtgggagaaccttccagaaggacaaccatctctgcagtactccactaatcaggcctttatggtagaatggccagacggaaatcactcctcagtgaaaggcacatgacagcccgtatggagttgccaaaaggcacttaaaggactctcagaccatgagaaacaagattctctggtctgatgaaaccaagattgaactctttggcctgaatgccaagtgttacatctggaggaaacctggcaccatccctacagtgaagcatggtggtggcagcattatgctgtggggaggtttttcagtgacagggactgggagactagtcaggatagaggcaaagatgaacggagcaaagtacagagagatccttgatgaaaacctgctccagagtgctgaGGACCTCATactgggcaaaggttcaccttccaacaggacaacgaccctaagcacacagccaagacaatgcaggagaggcttcgggacaggtctctgaatgtccttgagtggcccagccagagtacGGGCaggaacccgatcgaacatctctggagagacctgaaaatagctgtgcagcgacgctccccatccaacctgacagagcttgagaggatctgcagagaaggatgagagaaactccccaaatacaggcgtgccaagcttgtagcgtcatacccccaaaaaacgtgtctgtaattgctgccaaaggtgcttcaacaaagtactgagtaaagggtctgaatactgatatttctgctttttatttgtaataaacttgcaaaaaaatgtaaaacgattttattcattttagaatagggttgtaatgtaacaaaatgtggtaaaagtcaaggagtctgaatacttttcgaatgcactatATATGTGGAATCTTTCACAATACAAGAATTGTACTCCTGATATTCCCAAGATGTCCCAACTGTACTATgaagtgtgtgttagtgtgaaaAGTCACCTGAGGGCCAGATGGAAGGGGACAGTGACAGTGCGTAGCGCTCCAGTAGCAGGGTCAAACAGACACACCTGCTGTGTGTGGAGCAGCCAGCCCTGACTAGTCACACTGTTCACCCCCATCAGCCGGTAGCCTGCATACAGCAACCTGACACATGCACACATAGGAGAGAAAGAAATGGTTACTGGTTAAAGTAGTTCAAATGCTTTAGAAACATACGattagaactgtgtgtgtgtgtgtgtgtgtgtgtacctgcagtgTTTCCCTACAGTGAAGGCTCCTACTCTGGGCCCCTGCTGTGTGCCCCACACCTCCAGGATGCCTCTCCTGGGTGCATAGATGACCAGGAACTGGGCGTGGCGCCGAGGGAGGGGTGCAGAGGGTGAGGACTCGCGCTCGCCCCGCCCCTCAGACACCTGTACCCAACCCAGCTGGGCATCCCGGTATCCTGGGAAAACACAGAAATAGGTTATTATAACTAGATAAATAAGTAGGGCCTTTTTCCAAGTCAAACACTAGACCCTACTCAACATTAGCTGTCTTTATACTAAACCAGATAATTTATTTGCTGATGAGTTGGGCTGTGatgataccagtatcgcaatattttttccatggcaaaaatgaaaacaagaagcagaccaaactctttggtcctttaaaaacctgctgtatgttgAATATTGTGTACTATAGCTTGGAAATAAAttaatgtgactctggatgacatcataatgatgtttgtttccaacattaggccGGTTTTCATATGTTGTTTTcttgccacgatactaatgaTACTGATATCGTTCCGGCCCTACTGTTGAGTGTTGAAGGGAGAATTCTCTTTCACCCTTCCACATGCGGATAGCTATGCCTCTCCCCACGTCAAGCAGCGTGACCCTGCCGAAGTCGTCCGTGACCCCAGCCAGAGTGTTACAGGGGGACAGACAGATGAACTCCCCGTGGCGCCGCGAGTCTGGGAGACCAAACCTGAGGGCGGGACACGAGAGGGTGGAAGGAGTTTGGGCTAGCCAATTAGTTAAGTgagaaatttaaaaaaataaaaaggctaattgattaatGTTAAAGTGATAAAAAGATAACTTGGCAATTTGACTGCGTAGATTGCATGTGCAGCACAAACAGTTCCCTAGTTCTTTTGACAAAAAGGATGGTGTTGGTCACCTGACTGCCATGGGCGTGGCCGGCTCCACCTTGGGCTTCTGTTTCTGAGTTGGCTCCTCCTCACTCTGTTTCTTCCAGCCCAGCCACCCACTgacgagagagcgaaagagatcAGTGCGAAAGAAAGgccagataggagagagagagagaaggaaaggggagagaaagggtgcagaagaaagacagagggagaagagggagaggacatACAGAGTTATAATTCATTAGTTGTCAGGGAAGAGAGGCTATATATCAGTGTATTGATGTTGCTGCTTTGTGTCCTGTGTGGCTGTATCAGAGGTAGTAGCATGGCTCAGTGAAGGCCCCAGCCgtatcaacacacccacacacagcacCACAGGGAATACTCACCATGATTAAAGGGAGCAGGAGGCCGAGATACTGACAACCGGGAAAAGActcacacatacaatcaccaagaaaaacacacacgcacctgGCGGCGCTGAACAAGGCCGATGTGAGTTTGCTCGCCACAGCCAGAGCCacatgggagaggagaggctgggagCTACCCTGGAGAGAGATAAAAACAATATTTTATGACTGGACATTTTCGTGCTGATTTGGTGGAAATCTCCGCTCTGTTTACAGCAGGGGTGGGAAAAATAAGGCAATCCAGTCGGCGGGAGATTTGAGTAAAAAccatttttggggggtggggggtaaacTATTTTGGGTTAAAATAACACTACAGGCTAGACAGAAAGTAtgtagaaattataatggacctTTATAAATGTTCAAATAACTGCCCTTTTTCAAAATAACATCCCTCCTCTGAATTTAGAAATCCTGATGTGGCCCACGAGACAAAATTATTGCCCATCTCTGCTCTAGAGGGAATAGACAAGTCAAAAATCACTGCTACTGGTCTGAACTAATGCCGACTGTGCTTACTTCTTAAAGAGTAACTACCAATCTCTCAAGGAGATAAATAGACAGGCATGAGGTGAAGAAAAAGatggacaaacacacacctcaATGGCATAGTAGAAGCCTGTGTAGGGTCCTCCCCCCACAGTTATGTACTGACTCATGGCGGGGGGGCTGCCCTTCACAGAGGCATGGAAACCCCCCAGGATAGACGCATTTTTCatctggtcaaacacacacaGCGTCATTATACCTGACAAGGGAGggaggggcggagagagagagtacCGTTATAATGGAGAACATAGCTACACTTTCACTGTCTGTCAACCAGAATCCATGATCTTCTCCAACTTCTGCTCACCATGCACCTGCCCCACTCCCTGTCCTCCTGCCCAACTCCCTGTCCTCCAGCCCCCCCCATCCACTCCCTGTGCCCCTCCACCCATCTGCCCCTCCCTCCTTGACTCTCTCACCCACGCTGCTGTGGTCTACGATAGTGTCCATATCCTGTAGACCCCACTTCTTATAGgccagaggaggaggatggaccACCTCActgcctgctgctgctgctgagtgggcgagtagggagagagagagaggtaagacaCAGAAAGTTAGGAATAATGAGTAAGAGAAGGGGTTTGGAGAAAGAGTAAGGAAGAGAGGGTTGccagagaaagaggagatgaaGGAAAGAGTTGTGTAAATGGTGTGGAATGACAAAATCACCTCAAGCCACAATACACAAAATATACCCCCCCAAAATACTACATGTACTACCCTAAGTGCCAAATACTAGCTTTTGTGCGTGTGTCAGTACCTGCATCCTTTCTGGCGAACTCTGTCAACCCAGCCAGCAAATAGAGAACATGGTTCTATTAAACATCATGTAACCTTTATAGCACAATTACTATGGTACTACAACTAGTTTTACAACTACGAACACTAACCTACAgcgctgtgaaaaagtatttccccctttctaattttctctactgttgcattttttttatactgaatgttatcagatctttaACCAAAACCTAAttttagataaagggaacctgagtgaacaaataacacaacaatgacatacatattttttaaacaaagttatgcaacacgcAATGCCCCTGTGTGTAATTGCCTTACACTCAATAGCTgtttgtgccacctttagctgcaatgactccaaccaaacggttcctgtagttgttgatcagtctctcacgtcactgtggaggaattttggcccagtcttccatgcagaactgctttaactcagtgaCATATGTGGGTTTTCAATAAtaaactgctcgtttcaagtcctacCACAACATCTCAATAGGGATTAGGTCTAGACTTTGACTCGGCTATTCCAAATGTGTTGCATTTTAACCATGTTCATGTAGACTTgaatgtgtgttttggatcattgtcttgctgcatgacccagctgcgcttcaacttacagacggatggcctgacattctcctgtaaaattctctgatacagagcagaattcatggttccttctattcaGGCAAGTTGTCCAGGTCCTAAGGTAGCAAAGCATcctcaaaccatcacactaccaccaccatgattTACCGTTGGTATGGCAACACAgtgccatcactaacacagagaggctgctgcctacatacagacttgaaatcattggccactttaataaatggatcactagtcactttaataatgccactttaataatgtttacatatcttgcattactcatctcatatgtacagtggggcaaaaaagtatttagtcagccaccaattgtgcaagttctcccacttaaaaagatgagagaggcctgtaatattcatcataggtacacttcaactatgacagacataggggctgttttggggctgttgctgggcaacacggactttcaactccctccaaagattttctatgggattgagatctggagactggctaggccactccaggaccttgaaatgcttcttacgaagccactccttcgtttccCGGgcgccataatttgcaaataaattcattaaaaatcctacaatgtcattttctggatatttttttctcattttgtccgtcatagttgaaatgtacctatgatgaaaattacaggcctctcatctttttaagtgggagaacttgcacaattggtggctgactaaatactttttttgccccactgtatatactgtattttataccatctattgcatcttagcctattccaccctgtcattgctcatccatatatttatatttattccattcctttacttagatttgtgtgtacaAGGTAATTGTTgcggaattgttagattacttgttagatattgctgcactgtcgtaACTAACTTTGGAATGCAGTTtttggttttcgccagacataatgggacccatctcatccaaaaagttgactcaagtttgccaaaaagcacctggaaacacctggatgatcatcaaaaCTCTATGAtaaatgttctatggacagataagtaaaaataatatgtttttggaagacatgggtcccattatgcctggcgaaagccaaacactgcattccacagtaaaaaCCTTATACCAACGGTCAAGAATACATTCTGCTCTGTATCAAAGAATTCTataggagaatgtcaggccatctgtctgtgagctgaagctgaagtgcagctgggtcatgcagcaagacaatgatccaaaacacacagtcAAGAATACATGAAAATTATTAAAAAGTAACAATTTTGAAGTTTTGAAATGGcttagtcaaagtccagactagaggtcgaccgattatgatttttcaacaccgataccgattattggaggaccaaaaaaagctgataccgattaatcggatgatttaaaaaaaatgtatttgtaataatgacaattacaataatactgaatgaacacttattttaacttaatataatacatcaataaacatcgatttagcctcaaataaataatgaaacatgttcaatttggtttaaaaaatgccaaaacaaagtgttggagaagtaaaagtgcaatatgtgccatgtaaaaaagctaatgtttgagttccttgctcagaacatgagaacatatgaaagttggtggttcctttcaacatgagacttcaatattccaaggtaagaggttttaggttgtagttaatatagtatttataggactatttctctctataccatttgtatttcattttcctttgactattggatgttcttataggcactatagtattgctagtgtaacagtatagcttccgtccctctcctcgcccctacctgggctcgaaccaggaacacatcgacaacagccacactccaagcagcgttacccatcgttccacaaaagccgcgaacccttgcagagcaaggggaacaaccattCCAAGTCTCAGaccgagtgacgtttgaaacgctattagcgcgcaccccgctaactagctagccatttcacattggttacaccagccattaggctgataggcttgaagagctgctggcaaaacgcactaaagtgctgtttgaatgaatgcttacgagcctgctggtgcctaccatcgctcagtcagactgctctatcagtcatagacttaattataacataacacacagaaatatgagcatttggtcattatggtcaaatccggaaactataattttgaaatACGggaccgttcggtattttatctaacgggtggcatccataagtctaaattttcttgttacattgcacaaccttcaatgttatgtcataattacgtaaaattctggcaaattagttcgcaatgagccaggcggcccaaactgttgcatataccctgactctgcgtgcaatgaacgcaagagaagtgacacaattccacctggttaatattgcctgctaacctggatttcttttagctaaatatgcaggttaaaaaatatatacttctgtgtattgattttaagaaaggcattggtgtttatggttaggtacagtcgtccaatgattgtgcttttttcgcaaatgtgcttttgttaaatcatcccccagcgttgcatcgattatatgcaacgcaggacacgctagataaataagtaatatcatcaaccatgttgataactagtgattatgattgattgattgttttttataagataagtttaatgctagctagcaacataccttggcttctactgcattaatgtaacaggcaggctcctcatggagtgcaatgagaggcaggtggtatgtatttttttgtcttacctttatttaaccaggtaggctagttgagaacaggggcctcccgggtggcgcagtggttaagggcgctgtactgcagcgccagctgtgccatcaaaGTCCCTGGTGTGGCgggctaaccaaggttgccaggtgcacagtgtttcctccgacacattggtgcggctggcttccgagttggatgcgcgctgtgttaaaaagcagtgcggcttggttgggttgtgtatcggaggacgcatgactttcaaccttcgtctctcccgagcccgtacgggagttgtagcgatgagacaagatagtagctactacaacaattggataccacgaaattggggagaaaaaaattacaaatataaaaaataaaaagagaggcaggtgattagagcgttggactagttaactgtaaggttgcaagattggatcccctgagctgacgaggtgaaaatctgtcgttctgcccatgaacaaggcagttaaccctcaaggtggcacaaccagttattgagtgtaagggggaaaTGACTtcttcacacaggggaattgggtgtttcataactttgttaattaaataaataaaataagtatccatttttgttattatttgtaaatgcaggttccctttatctaatattaggttatGGTTGAAAATCTGACAACATTCAGTATCAAATTTTCTTTTTAAATGGAGAAAATTATTTCtgtacctctactgctactacagtaccgacagacacaaaacacacacacacacacacagagcagtacATCGacagacacaaaacacacacacacacagagcagtacATCGacagacacaaaacacacacacacacagagcagtacATCGacagacacaaaacacacacacacacagagcagtacctcgacagacacaaaacacacacacaaagcagtacctcaacagacacaaaacacacacacagagcagtacctcgacagacacaatacacacacaaagagCAGTACCTCAacagacacaaaacacacacacagagcagtacCTCGAGCCACCTGGTTTCTGCAGGCGCGTAGAGACTGAAAGAGACTGAAGCCATCAATAGTGACCAGGGCTGCTGGGTAAAGAATGCTCAGCTCCTCatgctaagagagagagagagagtgagaatgagagagcgagaaatTCATAAATACAAAGTGTCAAAAGAACCTTGATACCCAGGCCCAGACAGCTGTCAGTGTTTTGGTGTGTGCTACAGCCGTACCTGCTCGGTGACACCAGGGTGGCGGGGGATCTCGTAGGTGCGACACTTGAGCCTCAGGACAGGATCCTCATTCAACAGCTGAGCTAGGAGTAGGACCCCACtctgacaaaaacacacacaacaccactgcTAGAATAACATTACCACACCAGCCAGACTTCCAGGTAACAAGTCAATACTGCTGTACTGCACCTCTGTGTAGAAGCGAACATAACCAGATGAGAAGCCCACTACAATACAAGTCCAGTCTGGCCGACCTGTGGAactcctgaacacacacacacagacagaccgacatacagacagacagagttaatacttaTCATTAGAACACAAACCTACATACACATTGATATGTACACACAAGTGATCATACATGgaggatggacacacacacagacagtgtcggACACACTAGATGGCTTACCTTTTCTGGctggccagaggtatacagatgACACTGCTCACACTCTCCCTGTAAAgaggcaggcacgcacacacacacagtcaatatgTATACTTttacaatgtaagtaataatgaacttgccatgtcaataaagtcaattgaattgaattgaatctGGAATCTAATCTTGACTTCTTTCTgtgtcctttcctttcctcacATTCTCTCAGTCTAACCCCCTCTCTCATTCATCCACCCTTATGTTTCTTTCCCTCcgttctctcccccctcttcctccgttctctccccactcctcctccgttctccccccatcctcctccgttctccctcctcctccgttctcttccccccctcctcctccgttctcttccccctcctcctccgttctcttccccctcctcctccgttctctccccccctcctctgttctctctcctccgtctctccccatcctccatctctctcctcctcttccccccctcctccgttctctctcctcctcttccccccctcctccgttctctcctcctcttccccccctcctccgttctctcctcctcttccccccctcctccgtctctccccatcctccttcgttctcttcccccctcctccgtctctccccatcctcctc
It encodes the following:
- the LOC139375334 gene encoding rab3 GTPase-activating protein non-catalytic subunit isoform X1, with the translated sequence MSCCLLEFCRVQELKAVREFLFQNQQNNPSLGDKKTENELAWDDSDWGSWDNPEAKEDGSGTTTGVEEDSAAGSAPWLQDCVVSLSPCSDLMVVAKDHKAVFLSAKWRTDDGGREEMTLAVSWSGTLSTEEGESVSSVICIPLASQKRSSTGRPDWTCIVVGFSSGYVRFYTESGVLLLAQLLNEDPVLRLKCRTYEIPRHPGVTEQHEELSILYPAALVTIDGFSLFQSLRACRNQVAREFARKDAAAAAGSEVVHPPPLAYKKWGLQDMDTIVDHSSVGIMTLCVFDQMKNASILGGFHASVKGSPPAMSQYITVGGGPYTGFYYAIEGSSQPLLSHVALAVASKLTSALFSAASGWLGWKKQSEEEPTQKQKPKVEPATPMAVRFGLPDSRRHGEFICLSPCNTLAGVTDDFGRVTLLDVGRGIAIRMWKGYRDAQLGWVQVSEGRGERESSPSAPLPRRHAQFLVIYAPRRGILEVWGTQQGPRVGAFTVGKHCRLLYAGYRLMGVNSVTSQGWLLHTQQVCLFDPATGALRTVTVPFHLALSDKKSERAKDMHLLKRLTTLLKSREVEPDILESEAQSVLLDIKHPAVKKQALESLLANKNAPVSCLTNITRVLLASLKGQDPEAVDEGLFQLCSSQLKLLQLYTDIQQLHSTGEATTDTHTEPTEVAGIEEELARVSPTLQRYAELTSGSRPSVSFALDSPDASLPVRSFLSQMECEGEEIRVVPGPNADWTQLGSFLFWGCLTGESPLQKVCNTLQKTGISPQQLLSLLLSVWLHREKEVLKKTEAVRHLHTLLTALSSMKGAVEESWDMQCVSPWWQQVRSACVQSHSSAAALLAAIVAHRAAKANITILAETKFQSEWEAVSLELEQWAVCVRQLEDVLSLQTLLCVPPPQGTPGSATPHCSVKALLEGGRGGIADSVAKWVFRQDLAPERLKDMLQRRGEAESTEQPSQPEQGKGEKSQEDAAFNRAAELLVSVCQRFPDSLSPDLLFAHCCWEYVVQWNKDPEEGRYLCWAVEHLKLVSSPHIQLGISSMMWNTFIVKCFSAAAFLIEKVGKAPKDRLCRRDVGMGDCAMTSFLGSCVQLLQILMEVRIKKDGWMHTVGQIKMFPCVAAQADSGVEEVTPPELCVEEVWGGAEGPASLAELALEQKGVHYPLVQHHYLLASLLHTAMTFSLRVKPLSLFDSKGKNAFFRELSSIQLMPSGDMDPGLVSLRQEFLLRVLTGWVTTQREAVEGPGSGSGDKTWPSLCLDLGLLLQVNPDILRRHLVCELYNQGLDPRAEQVMFEVEDKDVLGSQLLVLTGQRLSYSLLHTQTQTRPAMELLARLPPTLCTWLKAMDPSELGCPSVPLSQTSRLVSRLIEILPENHGQYSLALHLLEAVEDLQRED